Part of the Desulfolutivibrio sulfoxidireducens genome is shown below.
GGGCCGACGGCCGCACGGCCTACCACATGCATCTGCCCGTGGACCTGCCCTGGGAAACAGGGGCGACGTCCGCCTTCGAGGTGGTGGCGCGGCTTCTGGCCAAGGTCGAGCACCTCGCCCCCTGGGGCTTCGTCCTGCACCCGCCGCGCGACTCCGGTCGGCTCGCGGCCTTCATGGACCTGTGGGCCGCGGCCGGGCACGATCCGGCGGACATCCTCCTGGAGAACGTTGAGGAGGCCGGGCCAACGGCCCTGTGGCCAACGGCCAGGGACCTGGGCGCGAGCCTGTGCCTGGACGTGGGGCACCTGCTGGCCTTCGGGCACCAGTCGCTTTTGTCCACCCCCGGGGTTTTCGAGCGCACCCGGCTGGTGCACGTCTACGCCCCCTACGATCCCCACAACGAACGCGACGCGGCCCGCTGGCTGCTCCCGGAGAGAGAACACCGCCACCGCACCCTGGCCGCCCTGGACCGCGAGGGACGCGCGGCCCTGAGAAAGACGCTTGCGGGCATCGGCCCGGACACGGTGGTCATGTTCGAGGTCTTTGACGACGCGGCCCTTTCCCAAAGCGATGCGGCCTTTGCCGCGATGTGCCGCGAATGGGGGCTTACGTCGTGATCCGGCTGATCCTTGGCGGGGACAAGTCCGGAAAATCCGCCCATGCCCTGGAGCTCTTTCTGGCCGCGCCGCCGCCTTTGCGGGTGGCGGCCATGGGCCTGGCCCTGGACTTCGCCTTCCGGGAGCAGATTGCGGTCCACCGCCGGGAGCGTCCGCCGGAGATTCCGGTGACCGAACCAGGCCTCGAGCTGCCC
Proteins encoded:
- the cbiR gene encoding cobamide remodeling phosphodiesterase CbiR, with protein sequence MPRNCKKNRLWRTAAPSWVIPGTPAENRVFLGDRFADIGLYFLESQGSLAYGPADLPRADGRTAYHMHLPVDLPWETGATSAFEVVARLLAKVEHLAPWGFVLHPPRDSGRLAAFMDLWAAAGHDPADILLENVEEAGPTALWPTARDLGASLCLDVGHLLAFGHQSLLSTPGVFERTRLVHVYAPYDPHNERDAARWLLPEREHRHRTLAALDREGRAALRKTLAGIGPDTVVMFEVFDDAALSQSDAAFAAMCREWGLTS